A stretch of Argiope bruennichi chromosome 10, qqArgBrue1.1, whole genome shotgun sequence DNA encodes these proteins:
- the LOC129988422 gene encoding gastrula zinc finger protein xLCGF3.1-like, with the protein MNFECEFCGRGFAKKRNMVRHAFFHTGERPYVCDVCGKAFSWKSNLTKHNLVHTKEKNFVCHVCSKRFTWLAGLERHYRIHTGERPFVCTLCNMSFAKRSGLKRHHLTHTQEKPFVCDLCQKEFTSAGALKIHFVLHTGQKSAEKSEGKKRNHSLTQSKEKAVECELCHKSFTCKYSLKYHYRIHTNERPYTCDVCGRGFIRSYRLKLHSLLHSNEKPFKCDLCDASFCRPDLLKCHNRVHKYKDAFACKICSKTFSWRSTLNRHLRCHTQEKPFECLVCGKGFSQNCHLVRHSNIHKTEEPVI; encoded by the coding sequence ATGAATTTCGAATGCGAATTTTGTGGGCGAGGATTTGCGAAGAAGCGGAATATGGTCCGTCATGCTTTTTTCCACACAGGTGAAAGGCCATATGTGTGTGATGTATGCGGTAAAGCATTCAGTTGGAAGAGtaatttaacaaaacataatCTTGTGcacacaaaggaaaaaaatttcgtGTGCCATGTGTGCAGCAAACGTTTTACTTGGTTAGCTGGTTTGGAGCGGCATTATCGTATTCATACAGGTGAAAGACCTTTTGTGTGCACTTTGTGCAACATGTCTTTTGCTAAAAGGAGTGGGCTCAAAAGACATCACCTTACTCACACTCAGGAAAAACCTTTTGTGTGCGATCTATGCCAGAAAGAATTTACCTCTGCTGGAGCTCTAAAGATTCACTTTGTTCTTCATACAGGACAGAAATCTGCTGAAAAAAGTGAAGGCAAAAAGCGCAATCATTCCTTGACTCAGTCAAAAGAGAAAGCCGTCGAGTGTGAGTTGTGCCACAAATCATTTACttgcaaatattcattaaaatatcactaTCGCATTCATACAAATGAGAGACCTTACACTTGTGACGTATGTGGCAGAGGTTTCATTCGGAGCTATCGTCTGAAACTGCATTCTCTCCTTCATTCGAATGAGAAACCATTCAAGTGTGATCTGTGCGATGCTTCGTTTTGTCGTCCGGATTTATTAAAGTGTCACAATCGTGTTCACAAATATAAGGATGCATTTGCATGTAAAATTTGTAGCAAAACATTTTCATGGAGATCAACGTTGAATAGACATCTTCGTTGTCATACGCAAGAAAAACCTTTCGAGTGCCTAGTGTGCGGCAAAGGATTTTCTCAGAATTGTCATTTAGTGAGGCATAGCAACATTCACAAAACTGAGGAACCTGTGATTTAA